The following coding sequences lie in one Chelonia mydas isolate rCheMyd1 chromosome 6, rCheMyd1.pri.v2, whole genome shotgun sequence genomic window:
- the MAPK7 gene encoding mitogen-activated protein kinase 7 isoform X4: MTTSNPYVVLDLMESDLHQIIHSSQPLTLEHVRYFLYQLLRGLKYIHSANVIHRDLKPSNLLINENCELKIGDFGMARGLCTKPDEYKYFMTEYVATRWYRAPELMLSLHEYTQAIDMWSVGCIFAEMLGRKQLFPGKNYIHQLQLIMTVLGTPSAKVIHAIGADRVRAYIQSLPSRQPVPWENLYQQADRSALALLAKMLHFDPRERIAVAEALKHPFVAKYHDPDDEPDCVPAFDFDFDKQVLTKERIKEAIVAEIRDFHARREGIRRQISFKPALRPAATPAPAAPLRCQDVDMPSAGSTGGDYAMESPAPGEVPYPPETIDLTSPGAPPQPEGPAEVKAEPEAAPPKREGAISDDTKAALKAALLKSALRNKNKDTQCSVPEPQDVRKPVTAQERQREREEKRKRRQERAKEREKKQKEKERKELRRGDVLRGLVLSENDRSLLERWTKMIDRNHQKPAHNGPMDHGPAAPAGHVPPGATGHLPAAPTGHLPATPAGHVPPGAAGHLPTAPAGHLPTTPAGHVPLGAAGHLPATPPGHLRPGATGHLPTTPAGHLQPGTAGHLPATPAGHVPPGAAGHLPAASAGHLPATPAGHVPLGATGHLPATPAGHLRLGAAGHLPATPAGHLQPGAASHLPATPAGHLQPGAAGHLPATPAGHLQPGAAGHLPATPAGHVLPGAAGHLPSTPAGHLQPGAAGHLPATPAGHVLPGAAGHLPATPAGHVLPGAAGHLPATPAGHIPSGATGHLPATPAGHAPPGAVGHLPATPAGHVPATSDFLSFPEKAPAGGGSKLTVLPIVADPAHASAPNVVQYFPAPPGPFPPVLVAPSACHKALAKPECLLSVKYAPGQIFQAPFGLAGISAWPGVQCPENWSVAGRPAPGEAPTTPSGTQPQEGPSVRAVGSLVTPGREGVGLDPAVFLQEMGKRAPAPAVGGVKGPGQHPIAMAASPETAPPESPDITMVTQQLSKSQVEDLLPPVFSVTPKGSGAGYGVGFDLEEFLNQSFDMVGENRDSQGDSAPLSASLLADWLEVHRMNPADMESLQQELQLGSPMILSDIPDLQDA; the protein is encoded by the exons ATGACGACTTCAAATCC GTACGTGGTGCTAGACCTGATGGAGAGCGACCTTCACCAGATCATccactcctcccagcccctcacgCTGGAACACGTCCGCTACTTCCTCTACCAGCTGCTCCGGGGCCTCAAATACATCCACTCGGCCAACGTCATCCACCGCGACCTCAAGCCCAGCAACTTGCTCATCAACGAGAACTGCGAGCTGAAGATCGGTGATTTCGGCATGGCCCGGGGGCTGTGCACCAAGCCGGACGAGTACAAATACTTCATGACGGAATACGTGGCCACGCGGTGGTACCGGGCCCCGGAACTCATGCTCTCCCTCCACGAATACACGCAGGCCATCGACATGTGGTCCGTCGGCTGCATCTTCGCCGAGATGCTGGGCCGCAAGCAGCTCTTCCCCGGGAAGAATTACATCCACCAGCTGCAACTGATCATGACGGTTCTGGGCACGCCGTCCGCCAAGGTGATCCACGCCATCGGGGCCGACCGGGTGCGCGCCTACATCCAGAGCCTGCCCTCCCGCCAGCCGGTGCCCTGGGAGAACCTCTACCAGCAGGCCGACCGCTCGGCCCTGGCGCTGCTGGCCAAGATGCTGCACTTCGACCCCCGGGAGCGGATCGCCGTGGCCGAGGCCCTCAAGCACCCCTTCGTGGCCAAGTACCACGACCCGGACGACGAGCCCGACTGCGTGCCCGCCTTCGATTTCGACTTCGACAAGCAGGTCCTCACCAAGGAGCGCATCAAGGAGGCCATCGTGGCCGAGATCCGCGACTTCCACGCGCGCCGCGAAGGGATCCGCCGGCAGATAAGTTTCAAGCCCGCCCTCCGGCCGGccgccacccccgcccccgccgccccctTGCGCTGCCAGGACGTGGACATGCCCAGCGCCGGATCCACCGGGGGAGACTACGCCATGGAGTCGCCAGCCCCCGGGGAAGTCCCGTACCCGCCGGAGACTATTGACCTGACCTCGCCCGGGGCTCCCCCGCAGCCCGAGGGGCCGGCCGAGGTAAAGGCTGAGCCGGAGGCAGCGCCGCCGAAGAGGGAGGGGGCCATCTCGGACGACACCAAGGCGGCGCTCAAGGCCGCCCTGCTGAAGTCGGCTCTGCGCAATAAGAACAAAG ACACCCAGTGCTCCGTGCCGGAGCCCCAGGACGTGCGGAAGCCGGTGACGGCCCAGGAGCGGCAGCGGGAGCGGGAGGAGAAGCGGAAGCGGCGCCAGGAGCGGGCCAAGGAGCGGGAGAAGAAGCAGAAGGAGAAGGAGCGGAAGGAGCTGCGACGCGGGGACGTGCTGCGCGGGCTAGTGCTGAGCGAGAACGACCGCAGCCTCCTGGAGCGATGGACCAAGATGATTGACCGGAACCACCAGAAACCAGCTCACAATGGGCCCATGGACCATGGCCCAGCCGCGCCTGCCGGCCACGTTCCACCGGGAGCCACTGGCCACCTCCCAGCTGCACCTACTGGCCACCTCCCAGCCACGCCTGCTGGTCACGTTCCACCGGGAGCCGCCGGCCACCTTCCAACTGCACCTGCCGGCCACCTTCCAACCACGCCTGCTGGTCATGttccactgggagctgctggccacCTCCCAGCCACCCCTCCTGGCCACCTTCGACCAGGAGCCACTGGCCACCTCCCAACCACTCCTGCTGGCCACCTTCAACCGGGAACCGCTGGCCAcctcccagccacccctgctgGTCACGTTCCACCGGGAGCCGCTGGCCACCTTCCAGCTGCATCTGCGGGCCAcctcccagccacccctgctgGCCATGTTCCACTGGGAGCCACTGGCCAcctcccagccacccctgctgGCCACCTTCGACTGGGAGCCGCTGGCCACCttccagccacccctgctggcCACCTTCAACCGGGAGCTGCTAGCCACCttccagccacccctgctggcCACCTTCAACCGGGAGCCGCTGGCCACCttccagccacccctgctggcCACCTTCAACCGGGAGCCGCTGGCCACCttccagccacccctgctggcCACGTTCTGCCAGGAGCTGCTGGCCACCTCCCATCCACTCCTGCTGGCCACCTTCAACCGGGAGCCGCTGGCCACCttccagccacccctgctggcCACGTTCTGCCAGGAGCTGCTGGCCACCttccagccacccctgctggcCACGTTCTGCCAGGAGCTGCTGGCCACCTCCCAGCCACTCCTGCTGGCCACATTCCATCGGGAGCCACTGGCCAcctcccagccacccctgctgGTCACGCTCCACCGGGTGCCGTTGGCCACCTCCCAGCCACGCCAGCCGGTCACGTCCCGGCCACATCAGATTTCTTGAGCTTCCCTGAGAAGGCACCAGCCGGTGGCGGCTCCAAACTCACCGTACTGCCGATAGTTGCGGATCCAGCCCACGCCTCGGCCCCCAACGTTGTCCAGTATTTCCCGGCCCCGCCCGGCCCCTTCCCTCCGGTTCTGGTGGCCCCCTCAGCTTGCCACAAAGCTCTGGCTAAACCCGAGTGCCTCCTGAGTGTCAAATACGCCCCGGGTCAGATCTTccaggccccctttggcctggcGGGGATCAGTGCGTGGCCCGGTGTCCAGTGCCCAGAGAACTGGTCCGTGGCCGGGAGGCCAGCACCTGGGGAAGCCCCGACGACTCCTAGCGGGACACAGCCGCAAGAGGGGCCGTCAGTCCGCGCCGTAGGCAGCCTTGTGACACCAGGCAGGGAGGGCGTGGGGTTGGATCCGGCCGTCTTCCTGcaggagatggggaagagggCTCCGGCTCCGGCAGTGGGAGGAGTCAAAGGGCCCGGCCAGCACCCGATCGCTATGGCCGCGTCGCCGGAAACCGCCCCCCCGGAGTCGCCTGACATCACCATGGTCACGCAGCAGCTTTCCAAGTCGCAG GTGGAGGATCTCCTGCCGCCCGTCTTCTCGGTGACCCCCAAGGGCAGCGGGGCAGGCTACGGCGTGGGCTTTGATCTGGAGGAGTTCCTGAATCAGTCCTTCGACatggtgggggagaacagggacaG CCAGGGCGATTCGGCCCCTCTCTCGGCCTCCCTGCTGGCTGACTGGCTCGAAGTCCATCGGATGAACCCCGCCGATATGGAGTCCctccagcaggagctgcagctgggctctccCATGATCCTCTCCGACATTCCCGACCTCCAGGACGCCTGA